From Kineosporia succinea, the proteins below share one genomic window:
- the sucC gene encoding ADP-forming succinate--CoA ligase subunit beta, translating into MDLYEYQARDLFAAHGVPVLDAVVADTPEQAAEAAKKLEGSVVVVKAQVKAGGRGKAGGVKLAKSPEEAAERAKDILALTIKDLPVRRVMVTQGADIAEEYYFSVLLDRANRTYLAMASREGGMEIEELAVERPEALARIPVDAITGIDAAKAQEIVDAANFADEVKPQIIEVIQKLWTVFKSEDATLVEVNPLIKSGDGRIIALDGKVSLDENAGFRHTEHEALADSAAADPLEAKAKEKNLNYVKLDGNVGIIGNGAGLVMSTLDVVAYAGEEFGGSKPANFLDIGGGASAEVMANGLEIILSDPQVKSVFVNVFGGITACDAVANGIVQAFALLESRGEAVTRPLVVRLDGNNAELGRQILTDAGLTGLEQVDTMDGAASRAAELAAKGA; encoded by the coding sequence GTGGATCTGTACGAATACCAGGCACGCGATCTGTTCGCGGCCCACGGCGTACCGGTGCTGGACGCCGTCGTGGCCGACACGCCCGAGCAGGCCGCCGAGGCTGCGAAGAAGCTCGAAGGTTCCGTCGTCGTCGTCAAGGCGCAGGTCAAGGCCGGTGGCCGGGGCAAGGCCGGTGGCGTCAAGCTGGCCAAGTCCCCGGAAGAGGCGGCCGAGCGCGCGAAGGACATCCTCGCGCTGACGATCAAGGACCTGCCCGTGCGCCGGGTCATGGTGACCCAGGGCGCGGACATCGCCGAGGAGTACTACTTCTCCGTCCTGCTCGACCGCGCCAACCGCACCTACCTCGCCATGGCCTCCCGTGAGGGCGGCATGGAGATCGAGGAGCTCGCGGTGGAGCGCCCCGAGGCCCTCGCCCGCATCCCCGTCGACGCCATCACCGGCATCGACGCGGCCAAGGCCCAGGAGATCGTCGACGCCGCGAACTTCGCCGACGAGGTGAAGCCGCAGATCATCGAGGTCATCCAGAAGCTCTGGACCGTCTTCAAGAGCGAAGACGCCACCCTCGTCGAGGTCAACCCGCTGATCAAGAGCGGCGACGGCCGGATCATCGCGCTCGACGGCAAGGTCTCGCTCGACGAGAACGCCGGCTTCCGCCACACCGAGCACGAGGCGCTGGCCGACTCGGCCGCGGCCGACCCGCTCGAGGCGAAGGCCAAGGAGAAGAACCTCAACTACGTGAAGCTCGACGGCAACGTCGGCATCATCGGCAACGGTGCGGGTCTCGTGATGAGCACCCTCGACGTCGTCGCCTACGCCGGTGAGGAGTTCGGTGGCTCCAAGCCCGCCAACTTCCTCGACATCGGCGGTGGCGCGAGCGCCGAGGTGATGGCCAACGGCCTGGAGATCATCCTCTCCGACCCGCAGGTGAAGTCCGTGTTCGTCAACGTCTTCGGCGGCATCACCGCCTGCGACGCGGTGGCGAACGGCATCGTTCAGGCGTTCGCCCTGCTGGAGTCCCGCGGCGAGGCCGTCACCCGTCCGCTCGTGGTCCGGCTCGACGGCAACAACGCCGAACTGGGCCGGCAGATCCTCACCGACGCGGGGCTCACCGGCCTCGAGCAGGTGGACACGATGGACGGCGCCGCCTCCCGCGCGGCCGAGCTCGCAGCCAAGGGAGCCTGA
- the sucD gene encoding succinate--CoA ligase subunit alpha yields the protein MAIFIDENSKVIVQGLTGSEGKKHAQLMLKSGTQVVGGVNPRKAGTTVEFEGGVSVPVFGTVAEAIKETGADVSVIFVPAAFTKAAADEAIDAGIPLAVVITEGVPVHDTADFYQHAVNSGTTRLIGPNCPGLISPGKSNVGIIPASITGPGPIGLVSKSGTLTYQMMYELRDIGFSSGVGIGGDPVIGTTHIDALAAFEADPDTKAIVMIGEIGGDAEERAAAYIKEHVTKPVVGYVAGFTAPEGKTMGHAGAIVSGSSGTAQAKKEALEAAGVKVGKTPSETAQLMREIVSQL from the coding sequence ATGGCGATCTTCATCGATGAGAACAGCAAGGTCATCGTCCAGGGCCTGACCGGCTCCGAGGGCAAGAAGCACGCCCAGCTGATGCTGAAGTCCGGCACGCAGGTCGTCGGTGGCGTGAACCCGCGCAAGGCCGGCACCACGGTCGAGTTCGAGGGCGGCGTCTCGGTTCCCGTGTTCGGCACGGTCGCCGAGGCGATCAAGGAGACCGGCGCCGACGTCAGCGTCATCTTCGTGCCGGCCGCCTTCACCAAGGCCGCCGCCGACGAGGCGATCGACGCGGGCATCCCGCTGGCCGTCGTCATCACCGAGGGCGTCCCGGTGCACGACACCGCGGACTTCTACCAGCACGCCGTGAACTCCGGCACCACGCGGCTCATCGGGCCGAACTGCCCGGGCCTGATCAGCCCCGGCAAGTCGAACGTCGGCATCATCCCGGCCAGCATCACCGGCCCGGGCCCGATCGGCCTGGTCAGCAAGAGCGGCACGCTGACCTACCAGATGATGTACGAGCTGCGGGACATCGGCTTCTCGTCCGGCGTCGGCATCGGTGGCGACCCCGTCATCGGCACCACGCACATCGACGCGCTCGCCGCGTTCGAGGCCGACCCCGACACCAAGGCGATCGTCATGATCGGCGAGATCGGTGGCGACGCCGAGGAGAGGGCGGCGGCCTACATCAAGGAGCACGTGACCAAGCCGGTCGTCGGCTACGTCGCGGGCTTCACCGCCCCCGAGGGCAAGACCATGGGTCACGCGGGCGCCATCGTGTCGGGTTCGTCCGGCACCGCGCAGGCGAAGAAGGAGGCCCTCGAGGCCGCCGGGGTCAAGGTCGGCAAGACGCCGAGCGAGACCGCCCAGCTGATGCGCGAGATCGTCAGCCAGCTCTGA
- a CDS encoding cell division protein PerM has product MSTVRDRTGLPPSTVGHPPVPRPHVLLYSAVVAAQAAAASLAVVMVPVVLAWATASYSKAPWTDVVAFGTGAWLLGHHVGILLSEGSVSLVPIGLLLVPVISCWFGGVRLARGLDPNAEAIREGIGRARPAAPPLKAMAVFAFSYAGIVTAVAALSTSPAVRPLLGQAFAGAMTIVCLAGAAGMAAWVAGGVRPGLTLLVDRTRAPKVIRRCLRPVLIGVGVQLLAGLVLLVVAVALGWDRVTTLHGALGAGVVGGVVLTLGQLLVVPNLMIWATSYATGAGFSVGSDTTVAPGRLDLGALPAIPVLGALPGAPGSELLWLLVAIPAVGGVVTGILVLRIPLGRTFIHLDASPTRQLIDRVPHHVRLPAARAVVATGLMTAFWAMLGWLSGGAAGPGRLGTMGPDLLVFVLWMSLECGAAIVLTVAAGVGVRALSRDRRGAVDGDEDTSGAAGAAGAAGVAGAAGAAGAAGVSGSGGVSGSGRVSGSGGVSGLGGLSGLGAAAGSAGSPGSAGSTGGSGSAGEPGSSGSSGLGGPTRVSGSLGSARTPAPGFARRDEARTPGSGLRTPGSGVRTPGSGVRTPGAGLRGTGSGTSGPGTPGSGTSGPGARDAGAVTPGSSSRTSGPRTPGAGAGGAAQRKRALARRRPGGVAGRPESPASLANDPLAWLDEPSSGDTPKKPKPSDPA; this is encoded by the coding sequence ATGAGCACCGTACGGGACCGGACCGGCCTTCCCCCGAGCACCGTCGGGCACCCCCCTGTCCCGCGGCCCCACGTCCTGCTGTACTCGGCGGTCGTCGCCGCACAGGCCGCGGCCGCCTCGCTCGCCGTGGTCATGGTGCCGGTGGTGCTGGCCTGGGCCACGGCCTCCTACAGCAAGGCCCCGTGGACCGACGTCGTGGCGTTCGGCACCGGGGCCTGGCTGCTCGGCCATCACGTGGGCATCCTGCTGTCCGAGGGCAGTGTGAGTCTGGTCCCGATCGGACTGCTGCTCGTGCCGGTGATCAGCTGCTGGTTCGGCGGCGTGCGGCTGGCCCGGGGGCTCGACCCGAACGCCGAGGCCATCCGTGAGGGCATCGGCCGCGCCCGTCCGGCGGCCCCGCCGCTGAAGGCCATGGCGGTGTTCGCGTTCAGCTACGCCGGGATCGTCACCGCCGTCGCCGCGCTGTCCACCAGCCCGGCCGTGAGACCGCTTCTGGGCCAGGCGTTCGCGGGCGCGATGACGATCGTCTGTCTCGCCGGGGCGGCCGGGATGGCGGCCTGGGTGGCCGGGGGAGTGCGGCCCGGGCTGACGCTGCTGGTCGACCGCACCCGGGCCCCCAAGGTGATCCGCCGTTGTCTGCGCCCGGTGCTGATCGGTGTCGGGGTGCAGCTGCTCGCCGGTCTGGTGCTGCTCGTGGTCGCCGTGGCCCTGGGCTGGGACCGGGTCACGACCCTGCACGGCGCTCTCGGCGCCGGGGTGGTCGGCGGCGTCGTGCTGACGCTGGGTCAGCTGCTGGTGGTGCCGAACCTGATGATCTGGGCCACGTCCTACGCCACCGGCGCGGGCTTCTCGGTCGGCTCGGACACCACGGTCGCACCCGGCCGGCTCGATCTCGGTGCGCTGCCCGCGATTCCGGTGCTGGGTGCGCTTCCCGGGGCGCCGGGTTCGGAGCTGCTGTGGCTGCTGGTCGCGATCCCGGCCGTCGGTGGCGTGGTGACGGGAATTCTGGTGCTCCGGATTCCTCTGGGCCGCACATTCATTCACCTCGACGCCTCGCCGACGCGTCAGCTGATCGACCGCGTGCCGCACCACGTGCGCCTGCCGGCGGCGCGGGCCGTGGTGGCCACCGGCCTGATGACGGCGTTCTGGGCGATGCTGGGCTGGCTCTCCGGCGGTGCGGCGGGCCCGGGACGCCTCGGCACGATGGGCCCGGACCTGCTGGTCTTCGTGCTGTGGATGTCGCTGGAGTGCGGGGCGGCGATCGTGCTGACGGTGGCGGCCGGGGTGGGGGTGCGGGCGCTGAGCCGTGACCGGCGGGGGGCGGTGGACGGCGACGAGGATACATCCGGTGCGGCGGGTGCGGCGGGTGCGGCGGGTGTTGCGGGTGCCGCGGGTGCCGCGGGTGCCGCGGGCGTCTCGGGCTCAGGAGGCGTCTCAGGTTCGGGACGCGTCTCAGGTTCGGGAGGCGTCTCGGGTCTCGGTGGCCTTTCGGGGTTGGGGGCAGCCGCGGGTTCGGCGGGCAGCCCGGGTTCTGCCGGTTCTACGGGGGGCTCGGGTTCGGCGGGTGAGCCGGGCTCGTCCGGCTCGTCGGGGTTGGGTGGGCCGACGCGTGTCTCGGGGTCGCTGGGGTCGGCGCGTACGCCGGCCCCCGGGTTCGCGAGGAGGGACGAGGCGAGGACGCCGGGGTCGGGTCTGCGGACGCCGGGGTCGGGTGTGCGGACGCCGGGGTCGGGTGTGCGGACACCCGGGGCGGGACTGCGCGGGACGGGTTCAGGAACGTCCGGGCCGGGAACGCCGGGTTCAGGGACGTCGGGCCCGGGGGCGCGGGATGCGGGCGCGGTGACGCCCGGGTCGAGTTCTCGCACATCGGGTCCGCGGACGCCTGGTGCCGGAGCCGGAGGCGCCGCCCAGCGGAAGCGGGCGCTCGCACGGCGGAGGCCAGGTGGGGTGGCGGGCCGTCCGGAGTCGCCGGCCTCGCTGGCGAACGACCCGCTGGCGTGGCTGGACGAGCCGTCGTCGGGGGACACCCCGAAGAAGCCGAAACCGTCCGACCCGGCGTAG
- the purN gene encoding phosphoribosylglycinamide formyltransferase: MTEEPQVPTATGPESSATAQPRVTVVVSGSGTLLQALLDNAQGYTISSVLSDRADALGLERARAAGVPTAVVELKDFPDRAAWNQGLLRAVDTFKPDLIVLAGFMRIIGEPLLAAYDGRVINTHPALLPSFPGAHGVRDALAHGVKVTGCSVILVDAGTDTGPIVAQQAVEVLDDDTEESLHERIKVVERALLVDVVERMAVGGWSVEGRRVRLG, from the coding sequence GTGACCGAGGAACCGCAGGTGCCCACCGCAACCGGACCCGAGAGCAGCGCCACGGCGCAGCCGCGGGTCACCGTCGTCGTGTCCGGCAGCGGAACCTTGCTGCAGGCACTCCTGGACAACGCGCAGGGCTACACCATCAGTTCCGTGCTCTCCGACCGCGCCGACGCGCTGGGTCTGGAGCGCGCCCGGGCCGCCGGCGTGCCCACCGCGGTGGTCGAGCTGAAGGACTTCCCCGACCGCGCCGCCTGGAACCAGGGCCTCCTGCGCGCCGTGGACACTTTCAAGCCCGACCTGATCGTGCTGGCCGGCTTCATGCGCATCATCGGCGAACCGCTGCTGGCGGCGTACGACGGCCGGGTGATCAACACCCACCCGGCCCTGCTGCCCTCGTTCCCGGGCGCCCACGGCGTGCGCGACGCGCTGGCCCACGGGGTCAAGGTCACCGGCTGCTCGGTGATCCTGGTCGACGCGGGCACCGACACCGGCCCGATCGTCGCCCAGCAGGCGGTCGAGGTGCTCGACGACGACACCGAGGAGTCGCTGCACGAGCGCATCAAGGTGGTCGAACGGGCCCTGCTGGTGGACGTGGTGGAACGGATGGCGGTCGGCGGCTGGTCGGTCGAGGGTCGCCGGGTGCGGCTGGGCTGA
- the purH gene encoding bifunctional phosphoribosylaminoimidazolecarboxamide formyltransferase/IMP cyclohydrolase — protein MTSESTSRLPIRRALVSVYDKTGLEDLARGLHEAGVALVSTGSTASRIAAAGVPVTKVEDLTGFPECLDGRVKTLHPKVHAGLLADRRLDSHVQQLGELGVEPFDLLVSNLYPFTATVASGATPDECVEQIDIGGPSMVRGAAKNHPSVAVVVDPARYADLLAAVAAGGFTLAQRQQLAADAFRHTAEYDVAVASWMGSVLAPSEDGSAFPVWAGATYQREAVLRYGENPHQQAALYTSAQPGLAHAEQLHGKEMSYNNYVDTDAAWRAAHDHGQAPTVAIIKHNNPCGIAVETGADGVAGAHLKAHNCDPVSAYGGVVATNSTVSVAMAERLSEIFTEVVAAPGFEPAALEVLTRKKNIRLLKVPAAPVQAVETRPISGGLLIQQVDRIDAGAGDETATAGDEPSKWRLVSGEPADAATLADLEFAWKAIRAVKSNAILLADGGASVGIGMGQVNRVDSCRLAVERAGADRAKGAVAASDAFFPFADGLQVLLEAGVRAVVQPGGSIRDEEVIAAAQAAGVTMYLTGTRHFAH, from the coding sequence ATGACGTCCGAATCCACCAGCCGCCTCCCGATCCGCCGGGCCCTGGTCTCGGTCTACGACAAGACCGGTCTCGAAGACCTCGCCCGCGGCCTGCACGAGGCCGGGGTCGCCCTGGTCTCCACCGGTTCCACGGCCTCCCGCATCGCGGCGGCCGGCGTCCCGGTCACCAAGGTCGAAGACCTCACCGGCTTCCCCGAGTGCCTCGACGGCCGGGTCAAGACGCTGCACCCGAAGGTGCACGCCGGTCTGCTGGCCGACCGCCGCCTCGACTCGCACGTGCAGCAGCTCGGTGAACTCGGCGTCGAGCCGTTCGACCTGCTGGTCAGCAACCTGTACCCGTTCACGGCCACGGTCGCCTCCGGCGCCACGCCCGACGAGTGCGTCGAGCAGATCGACATCGGCGGCCCGAGCATGGTGCGCGGCGCCGCGAAGAACCACCCGTCGGTGGCCGTCGTGGTCGACCCGGCGCGCTACGCCGACCTCCTGGCGGCCGTCGCCGCGGGCGGGTTCACCCTGGCCCAGCGTCAGCAGCTGGCCGCCGACGCGTTCCGGCACACCGCCGAGTACGACGTCGCGGTCGCCTCCTGGATGGGCAGCGTGCTGGCGCCCTCCGAAGACGGCTCGGCGTTCCCGGTCTGGGCCGGTGCCACCTACCAGCGCGAGGCCGTGCTGCGGTACGGCGAGAACCCGCACCAGCAGGCCGCTCTCTACACGTCGGCGCAGCCCGGCCTGGCCCACGCCGAGCAGTTGCACGGCAAGGAGATGTCGTACAACAACTACGTCGACACCGACGCCGCGTGGCGGGCCGCGCACGACCACGGCCAGGCGCCGACCGTCGCGATCATCAAGCACAACAACCCGTGCGGCATCGCCGTCGAGACCGGTGCCGACGGGGTGGCGGGCGCGCACCTGAAGGCCCACAACTGTGACCCGGTCTCGGCCTACGGCGGCGTGGTGGCCACCAACTCCACGGTGAGTGTGGCGATGGCCGAGCGGCTCTCCGAGATCTTCACCGAGGTGGTGGCCGCTCCCGGCTTCGAGCCGGCCGCGCTCGAGGTGCTCACCCGCAAGAAGAACATCCGCCTGCTGAAGGTGCCGGCCGCGCCGGTCCAGGCCGTCGAGACCCGGCCGATCAGCGGCGGTCTGCTGATCCAGCAGGTCGACCGCATCGACGCCGGGGCCGGCGACGAGACGGCCACCGCGGGCGACGAGCCCTCGAAGTGGCGCCTGGTGTCGGGGGAGCCGGCCGACGCGGCCACGCTCGCCGACCTGGAGTTCGCCTGGAAGGCCATCCGCGCGGTCAAGTCCAACGCCATCCTGCTCGCCGACGGCGGCGCCAGCGTCGGCATCGGCATGGGCCAGGTCAACCGGGTCGACTCGTGCCGCCTCGCGGTCGAGCGGGCCGGGGCCGACCGGGCCAAGGGCGCGGTCGCCGCGTCCGACGCGTTCTTCCCGTTCGCCGACGGCCTGCAGGTGCTGCTCGAGGCCGGGGTGCGCGCGGTGGTGCAGCCGGGCGGGTCCATCCGTGACGAAGAGGTGATCGCGGCGGCGCAGGCGGCCGGCGTGACGATGTACCTGACCGGCACCCGGCACTTCGCGCACTGA
- a CDS encoding DUF3017 domain-containing protein, producing MEGPSLPVRRIAFLVVLLLVAASLPLTLLFTFKAGGAALALAAVVGGTARAVLPDYLCLGLLVRSRQQDVLTMFVLGIAVALLAWKVPGG from the coding sequence GTGGAAGGGCCGTCGCTACCGGTACGCCGGATCGCGTTCCTGGTGGTGCTGCTGCTGGTGGCGGCGTCCCTGCCACTGACCTTGCTGTTCACGTTCAAGGCGGGTGGGGCGGCACTCGCCCTGGCCGCGGTGGTCGGGGGCACCGCCCGCGCGGTGCTGCCCGACTACCTCTGCCTGGGCCTTCTGGTCCGGTCCCGGCAGCAGGACGTCCTGACCATGTTCGTCCTCGGTATCGCAGTTGCGCTGTTGGCGTGGAAAGTCCCCGGAGGGTGA
- a CDS encoding toxic anion resistance protein: MSEPTTPGAQAAASRPSPLEPPPLAAPSLTLAAPEPPPVIAQTQAPEMAPAVDPAALPGLDAKVDDYIGSLMTADPKSPEFASRTNDVRTMGDTDIREAADSSNRLLQVPVKALNEGGLAQGSKVGSTLIELRRTVEDLDPKGAQGSRKILGMIPFGNKVRDYFQRYQSAQEQLNAIIQALYNGQDELRRDNASLNQEKQQLWTTMARLNQYIYVAERLDARLSAQISQLEAGDPQRAKALREDVLFYVRQKHQDLLTQLAVSIQGYLAMDIIIKNNLELIKGVDRATTTTVSALRTAVIVAQALSNQQLVLDQITALNSTTSRMIESTSEMLKDNSARIQAGAASAAVGLPELQRAFANIYATMDAIDTFKVQALDTMASTIGTLETETTKARGYLDRVHANDQRTAQAERGGALDLGINR, translated from the coding sequence ATGAGCGAGCCTACGACCCCCGGTGCCCAGGCTGCCGCGAGCCGCCCGAGCCCACTGGAGCCCCCGCCCCTGGCCGCTCCCTCGCTCACGCTCGCCGCGCCCGAGCCGCCGCCGGTGATCGCGCAGACCCAGGCTCCCGAGATGGCCCCGGCCGTCGACCCGGCGGCCCTGCCCGGTCTCGACGCCAAGGTCGACGACTACATCGGCTCCCTGATGACGGCCGACCCCAAGTCCCCGGAGTTCGCCAGCCGCACCAACGACGTGCGCACCATGGGCGACACCGACATCCGCGAGGCCGCCGACAGCTCCAACCGGCTGCTGCAGGTTCCGGTGAAGGCGCTCAACGAGGGCGGTCTCGCGCAGGGCTCGAAGGTCGGCTCCACGCTGATCGAGCTGCGCCGCACGGTCGAGGACCTCGACCCGAAGGGCGCCCAGGGCTCCCGCAAGATCCTCGGGATGATTCCGTTCGGCAACAAGGTGCGCGACTACTTCCAGCGGTACCAGAGCGCGCAGGAGCAACTGAACGCGATCATCCAGGCGCTCTACAACGGCCAGGACGAGCTGCGCCGCGACAACGCCTCGCTGAACCAGGAGAAGCAGCAGCTGTGGACCACCATGGCGCGGCTGAACCAGTACATCTACGTGGCCGAGCGGCTCGACGCGCGGCTGTCGGCGCAGATCTCCCAGCTCGAGGCCGGTGACCCGCAGCGCGCCAAGGCCCTGCGCGAGGACGTGCTGTTCTACGTGCGCCAGAAGCACCAGGACCTGCTGACCCAGCTGGCGGTGTCGATCCAGGGCTACCTCGCGATGGACATCATCATCAAGAACAACCTCGAGCTGATCAAGGGCGTCGACCGGGCCACCACCACCACGGTGTCGGCGCTGCGCACGGCCGTGATCGTGGCCCAGGCGCTGTCGAACCAGCAGCTCGTGCTCGACCAGATCACCGCGCTGAACAGCACCACCTCGCGGATGATCGAGAGCACCTCGGAGATGCTGAAAGACAACTCGGCCCGCATCCAGGCCGGCGCCGCCTCGGCCGCGGTCGGTCTGCCCGAGCTGCAGCGGGCCTTCGCCAACATCTACGCAACCATGGACGCGATCGACACGTTCAAGGTTCAGGCGCTGGACACGATGGCGTCCACGATCGGCACGCTCGAGACCGAGACCACCAAGGCGCGCGGCTATCTCGACCGGGTGCACGCCAACGACCAGCGCACGGCCCAGGCCGAGCGGGGCGGCGCGCTCGATCTCGGCATCAACCGCTGA
- a CDS encoding AAA family ATPase — translation MTELTQTLEALGATGAGAGLDREQARAEGAAFAAAIAESAPGAPQEWAQLLGRTVQDFFDAASSARRWRNAPTALLTHLAGTPHAAAYARALTEVASAACSLGEPTMRVVANAAAASAAQLAVTDTPPPAPGSGAHPGHHRVPPLPMPLTPQAGAPLSVQDLPGGWRFTGGTDPLQAQPPGLAQPPLQAQPPLQAQPQPPAQATAGDPPAAPGEPAEPEVPPKTLAELLEELDALIGLTTVKNEIHRQAQLLRVEKLRAEAGLRSVTITRHLVFNGNPGTGKTTVARLVAGIYRALGLLSQGHLVEVDRSELVAGYLGQTAAKTAEVVKSALGGVLFIDEAYSLAGDDYGTEAIDTLVKEMEDHRDDLVVIVAGYPGPMAGFIASNPGLSSRFRTVIEFDDYTDAELEQIFTLHAGNADYEIGDETRARFRELLPSERRPVGFGNGRWARNMLEAAIGHQAWRLRDVEAPTLEQLRELRPDDLEGESRASNEVDPFGVRTDDSPADPGTEIAP, via the coding sequence ATGACCGAACTGACGCAGACCCTCGAGGCCCTGGGCGCCACCGGCGCCGGGGCCGGGCTGGACCGTGAGCAGGCCCGGGCCGAGGGCGCCGCCTTCGCGGCCGCCATCGCCGAGTCCGCCCCCGGTGCCCCGCAGGAGTGGGCGCAACTGCTGGGGCGCACGGTCCAGGACTTCTTCGACGCCGCCAGTAGCGCGCGGCGCTGGCGCAACGCGCCCACCGCACTCCTGACGCACCTGGCCGGCACCCCGCACGCCGCCGCCTACGCCCGGGCCCTCACCGAGGTGGCCTCGGCCGCCTGCTCGCTGGGGGAGCCGACGATGCGGGTCGTGGCCAACGCCGCCGCGGCATCGGCCGCGCAGCTCGCGGTGACCGACACCCCGCCCCCCGCGCCGGGTTCCGGTGCGCACCCGGGCCACCACCGCGTCCCCCCGTTGCCGATGCCTCTGACACCGCAGGCCGGAGCGCCCCTTTCGGTGCAGGACCTCCCCGGGGGCTGGCGCTTCACGGGGGGCACCGACCCGCTGCAGGCCCAACCGCCGGGGCTGGCCCAACCGCCGCTGCAGGCCCAACCGCCGCTTCAGGCCCAACCGCAGCCACCGGCCCAGGCCACCGCGGGCGACCCGCCCGCGGCCCCCGGGGAACCGGCCGAACCCGAGGTCCCGCCCAAGACCCTCGCCGAGCTGCTCGAGGAACTCGACGCGCTGATCGGCCTGACCACGGTGAAGAACGAGATCCACCGTCAGGCCCAGCTCCTGCGCGTCGAGAAGCTGCGCGCCGAGGCCGGTCTGCGCAGCGTCACGATCACCCGGCACCTGGTGTTCAACGGCAACCCGGGCACCGGCAAGACCACCGTGGCGCGACTGGTCGCGGGCATCTACCGGGCGCTCGGGCTGCTCTCGCAGGGGCACCTGGTCGAGGTCGACCGCAGCGAACTGGTCGCCGGTTACCTCGGGCAGACCGCGGCGAAGACCGCCGAGGTGGTCAAGAGCGCGCTCGGCGGCGTGCTGTTCATCGACGAGGCGTACTCGCTGGCCGGTGACGACTACGGCACCGAGGCCATCGACACCCTGGTCAAGGAGATGGAAGACCACCGCGACGACCTGGTCGTCATCGTGGCCGGATACCCCGGCCCAATGGCCGGTTTCATCGCGAGCAACCCCGGTCTGTCCAGCCGCTTCCGCACCGTGATCGAGTTCGACGACTACACCGACGCCGAGCTCGAGCAGATCTTCACACTGCACGCGGGCAACGCCGACTACGAGATCGGCGACGAGACCCGGGCCCGGTTCCGCGAGCTGCTGCCGTCCGAGCGCCGCCCGGTCGGTTTCGGCAACGGGCGCTGGGCGCGCAACATGCTCGAGGCCGCGATCGGGCACCAGGCCTGGCGGCTGCGTGACGTCGAGGCGCCCACCCTCGAGCAACTGCGCGAGCTACGGCCCGACGACCTCGAGGGTGAGAGCCGGGCGAGCAACGAAGTGGACCCCTTCGGCGTCCGCACAGACGACAGCCCCGCCGACCCCGGAACGGAGATCGCCCCATGA
- a CDS encoding glutamate ABC transporter substrate-binding protein — protein sequence MKRSRLAVMVGVAAVLAGCGAPQAVSETVVRPEAAQAADNTIDNCEQDGLPVVASIDPKGMTTAASSWPDGSTMAAIKKKGKLVVGVAGDVTLWGSRDPMTSKLGGFDIDVAKRVAQELGLDPNRDVEYKVINFAQRLPKLQAHEVDLVAHTMTITCDRWFNVKSHINFSSEYYRAGQKLLVRSDSEATKVEDLKNEKVCTTKGSTSLDTIRGKVDDVVEVDAVGECLVKFQEGEVAAITSDDTVLAGFAQQDPYAKVMAGDALTIVPYGLGTAPDAADFTQFVNVVLEKMRGDGTFDRLYSKWMGSDGGTRPDVPRAVYGRTADELEQERS from the coding sequence ATGAAGCGATCTCGCCTGGCCGTGATGGTGGGCGTCGCAGCGGTGCTGGCCGGGTGCGGCGCACCGCAGGCGGTCAGCGAAACCGTTGTCCGGCCCGAGGCCGCGCAGGCCGCCGACAACACCATCGACAACTGCGAGCAGGACGGGCTCCCCGTCGTCGCGTCCATCGACCCGAAGGGCATGACCACGGCCGCGAGCTCGTGGCCCGACGGCTCGACCATGGCCGCGATCAAGAAGAAGGGCAAGCTCGTCGTGGGCGTCGCCGGCGACGTCACGCTGTGGGGCTCGCGCGACCCGATGACCAGCAAGCTCGGCGGTTTCGACATCGACGTGGCCAAGCGGGTCGCCCAGGAGCTCGGGCTCGACCCGAACCGCGACGTCGAGTACAAGGTCATCAACTTCGCCCAGCGGCTGCCCAAGCTGCAGGCGCACGAGGTCGACCTGGTCGCGCACACCATGACGATCACCTGCGACCGCTGGTTCAACGTGAAGTCGCACATCAACTTCTCCAGCGAGTACTACCGGGCCGGTCAGAAGCTGCTGGTGCGCAGCGACTCCGAGGCCACGAAGGTGGAGGACCTGAAGAACGAGAAGGTCTGCACCACCAAGGGTTCCACCAGCCTCGACACGATCAGGGGCAAGGTGGACGACGTGGTCGAGGTGGACGCCGTGGGCGAGTGCCTGGTGAAGTTCCAGGAGGGCGAGGTCGCCGCGATCACCAGCGACGACACCGTGCTGGCGGGGTTCGCGCAGCAGGACCCCTACGCGAAGGTGATGGCCGGCGACGCCCTCACGATCGTCCCGTACGGCCTCGGCACCGCCCCCGACGCCGCCGACTTCACCCAGTTCGTGAACGTGGTGCTGGAGAAGATGCGCGGCGACGGCACCTTCGACCGGCTCTACTCGAAGTGGATGGGCAGCGACGGCGGAACCCGCCCGGACGTGCCCCGCGCGGTCTACGGGCGCACCGCCGACGAGCTCGAGCAGGAGCGGAGCTGA